The Impatiens glandulifera chromosome 8, dImpGla2.1, whole genome shotgun sequence genome includes a window with the following:
- the LOC124911548 gene encoding uncharacterized protein LOC124911548 isoform X2, whose amino-acid sequence MESRHNPDIDDDFSDIYKAYTGPVGSNASIVQDKEKTSVRSYAGSDEEEQRDPNAVPTDFTSREAKVWEAKSKATERNWKKRKEEEMICKICGIPGHFTQGCPSTLGTNRKSQDFLERIPAREKHVRALFTEKVVQKIEKEFGCTIKMDEKFIIVSGKDRLILKKGVDAVHKIKEEGEKKGSSSTHRSRSRSPERRSPLKSQYVRSDSQRSHSSPHNTSQFQHRFGGQDKTMESRIREDLQKPSRGSPQSFGVDGARGHSNHSKSPARAAPYRGNSYSSYDGLNQRMGAYRATDEWDAERHAERRVSDKQSGQAVERPAFPQLAELEMEYNREVMELEKIRDKEEDEEKYKHREAMKEMRETYIKKLSALRGGHEKQWEDFLHLDAQRRLEQARQQMSSSGFGGYKQSGYPDYENHAGNASSYGGGGPNNMSMDSRGGRYPGPMDNYHHPSRPHDNYSQFQRQRREDYGKAYDRY is encoded by the exons ATGGAAAGTAGGCACAATCCTGATATTGACGATGATTTCAGTGACATTTATAAAGCATATACTGGTCCTGTGGGTTCTAATGCCTCCATTGTACAAGATAAAGAGAAAACAAGCGTAAGATCTTATGCAGGTTCTGATGAGGAAGAACAACGTGATCCAAATGCTGTTCCAACTGATTTTACAAGCAGAGAAGCTAAGGTTTGGGAGGCAAAGTCTAAAGCCACAGAGAGAAATTGGAAAAagaggaaagaagaagaaatgatcTGTAAAATATGTGGAATCCCAGGTCATTTTACTCAG GGTTGTCCATCAACACTTGGAACCAATCGTAAATCTCAAGATTTCCTTGAAAGGATACCTGCAAGAGAGAAGCATGTCAGGGCTCTATTTACAGAAAAGGTCGTGCAAAAGATTGAAAAAGAATTTGGGTGTACTATCAAAATGGACGAGAAATTTATTATCGTCAGTGGGAAGGATaggttgattttgaaaaaaggTGTAGATGCAGTTCATAAGATTAAAGAAGAGGGAGAGAAAAAAGGTTCATCCAGCACTCACAGGAGTAGATCTAGATCACCTGAGCGTAGAAGCCCTTTAAAGTCTCAATATGTCCGCTCAGATTCTCAAAGGTCTCATTCGAGTCCACACAATACATCTCAGTTCCAACATAGATTTGGGGGACAAGATAAGACAATGGAAAGCCGAATTCGGGAGGATCTTCAAAAGCCAAGCAGAGGCTCCCCACaat CTTTTGGTGTGGATGGAGCCAGAGGTCATTCAAACCACTCAAAATCCCCTGCACGTGCTGCCCCTTACAGAGGTAACTCATATAGCTCGTATGATGGTCTTAACCAAAGGATGGGGGCTTACAGGGCAACAGATGAATGGGATGCTGAAAGACATGCTGAACGACGAGTGTCGGACAAACAATCTGGACAGGCTGTTGAACGTCCAGCTTTCCCACAGTTGGCAGAACTAGAAATGGAATACAACAGAGAGGTGATGGAGCTTGAAAAAATCCGGgacaaagaagaagatgaagaaaagtaCAAGCATCGTGAG GCTATGAAGGAAATGAGAGAGACTTATATAAAGAAGTTATCTGCACTAAGAGGAGGTCATGAAAAACAATGGGAAGATTTTCTTCATCTCGATGCTCAAAGGAGGCTCGAGCAAGCACGACAACAGATGTCATCTTCAGGATTTGGCGGTTACAAGCAATCTGGTTATCCTGACTATGAGAATCATGCGGGTAATGCATCATCTTATGGTGGTGGTGGACCTAATAATATGTCTATGGATTCAAGGGGGGGAAGATATCCTGGTCCAATGGATAATTATCATCATCCTTCTCGGCCTCATGACAATTATAGCCAGTTTCAACGTCAGAGGCGTGAAGATTATGGTAAAGCTTACGATCGTTACTAG
- the LOC124911548 gene encoding uncharacterized protein LOC124911548 isoform X1, whose protein sequence is MESRHNPDIDDDFSDIYKAYTGPVGSNASIVQDKEKTSVRSYAGSDEEEQRDPNAVPTDFTSREAKVWEAKSKATERNWKKRKEEEMICKICGIPGHFTQGCPSTLGTNRKSQDFLERIPAREKHVRALFTEKVVQKIEKEFGCTIKMDEKFIIVSGKDRLILKKGVDAVHKIKEEGEKKGSSSTHRSRSRSPERRSPLKSQYVRSDSQRSHSSPHNTSQFQHRFGGQDKTMESRIREDLQKPSRGSPQSRAFGVDGARGHSNHSKSPARAAPYRGNSYSSYDGLNQRMGAYRATDEWDAERHAERRVSDKQSGQAVERPAFPQLAELEMEYNREVMELEKIRDKEEDEEKYKHREAMKEMRETYIKKLSALRGGHEKQWEDFLHLDAQRRLEQARQQMSSSGFGGYKQSGYPDYENHAGNASSYGGGGPNNMSMDSRGGRYPGPMDNYHHPSRPHDNYSQFQRQRREDYGKAYDRY, encoded by the exons ATGGAAAGTAGGCACAATCCTGATATTGACGATGATTTCAGTGACATTTATAAAGCATATACTGGTCCTGTGGGTTCTAATGCCTCCATTGTACAAGATAAAGAGAAAACAAGCGTAAGATCTTATGCAGGTTCTGATGAGGAAGAACAACGTGATCCAAATGCTGTTCCAACTGATTTTACAAGCAGAGAAGCTAAGGTTTGGGAGGCAAAGTCTAAAGCCACAGAGAGAAATTGGAAAAagaggaaagaagaagaaatgatcTGTAAAATATGTGGAATCCCAGGTCATTTTACTCAG GGTTGTCCATCAACACTTGGAACCAATCGTAAATCTCAAGATTTCCTTGAAAGGATACCTGCAAGAGAGAAGCATGTCAGGGCTCTATTTACAGAAAAGGTCGTGCAAAAGATTGAAAAAGAATTTGGGTGTACTATCAAAATGGACGAGAAATTTATTATCGTCAGTGGGAAGGATaggttgattttgaaaaaaggTGTAGATGCAGTTCATAAGATTAAAGAAGAGGGAGAGAAAAAAGGTTCATCCAGCACTCACAGGAGTAGATCTAGATCACCTGAGCGTAGAAGCCCTTTAAAGTCTCAATATGTCCGCTCAGATTCTCAAAGGTCTCATTCGAGTCCACACAATACATCTCAGTTCCAACATAGATTTGGGGGACAAGATAAGACAATGGAAAGCCGAATTCGGGAGGATCTTCAAAAGCCAAGCAGAGGCTCCCCACaat CAAGAG CTTTTGGTGTGGATGGAGCCAGAGGTCATTCAAACCACTCAAAATCCCCTGCACGTGCTGCCCCTTACAGAGGTAACTCATATAGCTCGTATGATGGTCTTAACCAAAGGATGGGGGCTTACAGGGCAACAGATGAATGGGATGCTGAAAGACATGCTGAACGACGAGTGTCGGACAAACAATCTGGACAGGCTGTTGAACGTCCAGCTTTCCCACAGTTGGCAGAACTAGAAATGGAATACAACAGAGAGGTGATGGAGCTTGAAAAAATCCGGgacaaagaagaagatgaagaaaagtaCAAGCATCGTGAG GCTATGAAGGAAATGAGAGAGACTTATATAAAGAAGTTATCTGCACTAAGAGGAGGTCATGAAAAACAATGGGAAGATTTTCTTCATCTCGATGCTCAAAGGAGGCTCGAGCAAGCACGACAACAGATGTCATCTTCAGGATTTGGCGGTTACAAGCAATCTGGTTATCCTGACTATGAGAATCATGCGGGTAATGCATCATCTTATGGTGGTGGTGGACCTAATAATATGTCTATGGATTCAAGGGGGGGAAGATATCCTGGTCCAATGGATAATTATCATCATCCTTCTCGGCCTCATGACAATTATAGCCAGTTTCAACGTCAGAGGCGTGAAGATTATGGTAAAGCTTACGATCGTTACTAG